The nucleotide window CAGCTCTTCGATACGGTGGCGGATCCGGCGGAACTGCGCGACGTGGCCGGTGAGGCTCGCGGTGCCGTGGGTCCTTGAGATGCTTTCAGGGCCCGGCGAGCACAGGCTCTGGCGGCCGGGCATCCATCCGCCGCAGTGCTGTCACCGTTCCCACGAACGCCAGCGAGCACACCGCCAGCAACGTCACGTGGACGGAGGCAGGTAGCTCCGTGGTGGACGGCGCATAGCGAGACAGCAGGAACGAGGTCAGGTTGTTGAAGACGTGGACGAAGATGGGCAGCCGCAGGCTTCCCGTGCGCTCCGCGAGCCAGCCCAGGAACAGGCCCATCATCAGGGCCATGGGACTGTGGATGGGATCGAAGTGCAGGATGCCAAAGAGCGTGGCGGCTCCCGCGATGCCAGCCGTGCGCCCCCAGCGCTCCACGAGCCGCGTCTGCACATAGCCTCGGAAGAAGAGTTCCTCCGCCGTGCCCGCGACCAGCGCCCCGAAGAACAGCAACGCCGCGAAGGTGACGAACGAGCCCTGGCTCGCGGCCTGCAGCCCCTTCAGCGACGCCGCGTAATTCCATACGCCCGTGAGCACCGACAGGCTCTCCATCGCCTGTCCCATCGTGAAGCAACCCACCAGCGCGGCCACCCAGGCCCAAGGAGGTATCGGCGCTCCCGCGTCCAGGCGCAGCCGCTGCCTCAACGGCGTGGGGGACAAGAACCCGCCCAGGAGCGCAGCGACCAGCCCAAAGCAACTGGACGTCATCACGGCCGCGACCATCAGCCAGGGCATCGACTTGAGCTGCTCAGTCAGGGCCTGGATGGCTACCGTGTCCTGGGGTTTCACTCCTGCGCGGAGCATCTCCATCGCCATCGCGATGCTGGCGGAAATGACGCCCCCGACGACGATTGCGGTCACCAGGAGCGCGAACGCAACCAGGACCGTCCACAAGCGTGGCGGCGATGTGGGGACCGGCGAATGGGCGGTGGAGGACGGGTCGGAAGGTGAATCCATGGCGGCCGATGCTACCTCCCCACTTTGAGCGAGAGGAGAACGACCTCATCATGAGGAAATGCCAATCCCTGATCTCCAAGACGTCGCGAGGACTGATGCCGAGGCCAGGTTTCTGGAGGCGCTGCTCCATCTTCAACCGGATCTTGATGTGTGGCAGCACGAGAGCGCGGAGGGACATCCGTGGCTTATCGTGTCCATGGACTTCGTCGAGGACGGAGCAGTTCGCGACACACTGCGACTCGACTTCGACGGCCGAGCGATTCGTGGTGGCTGGAGTCGAAGTTTTCTAAATGGGGACGATGGGGTCCCGGCGCAAGAAGCAGGCGTTGACGTTGGACCACCTGATGGAATCGAGATTGAACAGGGGGCTCCTGCGGAACTAGCAGCAGCTGCTGCCGCATGGTTCGCACTGCACGCCCGCCAGTGGGCAAGCAGTCCGAGGCGAGCCCGTTGGAACCTCTAGGTCAGAGCGAAGTCCAATGTTTTTGCACACGTCCGCCTATACGTCGAAGTGACGATCTACCGCCTCAGCACGAGCAACGATTCCACCACCGCGACGCGCGTGGCGGTGCTGCACACGGCCCCCCCAGAACGTGTGCCCGCCCGGCTCGGACCTCGCGACGAGCCGGTTCAAGCACTCGCTGCCTCATGGCCGCGTCAGCGTGCTCACCGGCATGTTCAGCCCGTAAACGCCGAAGTCCTGTGAAGCAGCGCCGAAGCCCCGCACGAACTCCGGTTCAGCCCTCACGAGCCTTGCGCCGGTACTCGCCGGGAGGCACTCCCATCTCCCGCCTGAAAGCCCGGTTGAAGGCGAACTCGGACTCGTAGCCCACGCGGCCCGCGATGGCCGCGAGCCCGTCCTGTCCGTCACGCAGCGCGTGCGCTGCCTCCTGCATCCGAAGCCGCGTGAGGTACTCATGAGGCGCCACGCCCACCTCGCTCGAGAAGCGCCGCGCGAGCGTCGCCCTCGATGTCCCCGAGCGCCGCGCCAGCTCGCTCACGGTCCAACTCCGCCCTGGCTCCGCGTGCATCCAGCCCAGGGCGCTGGCGAGCGTCCGGTCGCCGAGCGCCCCCAACCAGCCCGCGCCGCCCGGCGGCTGCGCGTCCGCCCAGGCACGAAGCACCTGCACCAGCAGGATGTCGAGCAACCGGGAGACGATGATCGAGGAGCCCCGCTCTCCCCGCTCGTACTCCCGTTCGAGCAGCGACACCGTGGGCAACAGGGCACGCGCGTCCTCGGAAGCCCCCCGCAGGTGGACCCGCTCGGGAAGCAACCGCAACACGGGATGCGCCCCCGGCTCGTCAAACGAGAAGAAGCCGCAGAGCACCCGCGACTCCACGCCGGCCCCGCCCAGGACATACGAGGAAGCCCCTTCCCCACGTGTCGCCAGCCACTCCTCCACCCTCAGCTTGGGGCTGCGGGGCGAGTCCGCCACGGCATGCCCGTCGCCGCGCGGCAGCAGCACGACATCCCCTGGCCCCAGCGCGACGGTGTCCCGCCCCTGCGTGAGATGACAGGAGCCCGCGAGGATCAGATGCAGGGCCGCCGAGGCCGTGGGCGCAAAGCGCAGTCCCCAGGGAGCCCGCGCCACGGTGCGGCAGTAGAGCTGCCCTCGCAGCCGGGTTCGCTCGAGAATCTGCCCCAGCAGATCGGAAGCATGCGAGAGGTCCATGCCCTCAAGGCTAGCAGCGGGCTGCCCCCAACGCTCACGCCCTGAGCGTTTCAGACAAAAGGTTGAGTCGTCCGCGAATGGCGACTCCGAGGCCAGACCGTCACATTCCCAGTCATGAACGACACCCGCTCTTCGGCTGGAGGCCTCATGAATCCGAATCCCTCACAGTTGCCCTGGAAGCTCACGTCTCCCACGGCCTTGTTCACCTTGCTGCTGGGCGCCTTCATGCTGTTCCTCAGCCTCAATGCCGCGCGGGACCCGATCAGCGCGGCCAGGGGCTTCGGTCTGCGCGACTCCGGGAGCGAGGTCATCCCCTGGCTGTACATCAAGGCGGGCAGGGACCTCGGCCTGGCACTGGCGATGTTCGCGCTGGTGGCCATCCGGCAGCGACAGGCCGCAGGCGTCTTCGTGCTCGCCTGCATGGTGATGCCCATCGTGGACGCGCTGACCGTGATGAATGGCGGTGCCTCGCTCGCCTTCGCGCTCGCGGTCCATGGAAGCGCGGCGATCTACGGAGTCGTGCTGGCCGCCGCGCTGCTGCGCCCCCAGAAGGGCACCGCTTGATTCACCGCAGGTGCGCACACCGCGGAAATTTCACGCAGGGTGGCGGCGGGAGTCGGCAAGATGCCGGCCATGAAGCGGACCCTGTGGCGTCGCGTGGGCCTGGCTGTCGCGGCCCTGTTGCTGGTGTTGGTCGTCGTCGCGGCCGTGGGACTGAGCGACGTGAACGTACCGGAGACCTCTCGCTTCGACGCCGATCTGGGCGCCATCCGGGCCCTGGCCGTCTCCACCAGTGCGCCGCTCCCCACAGGATTGCGCAGCCAGCGCGTGGGCCGGGCCTCCGGAGTGCCGCACGCGCTCGTGGTGGCCGGCAGCGGCTTCGGAGAGGCCACCTTCGACTTCTACGCGTACCAGGTCGTCTATGCCGACGGCCGCACGGTGCTGGTGGACGTCGTGAACGACGAGAAGACACAGCGGGCCCAGTTCCCCGGCTCGGAGTTCGACGCCGCGGCCTATACCCGGGTCCAGGAGGCGCTGCGCCGCGCGGACGCGACGGTCGTCACCCACGAGCACTTCGACCACTGCGCGGGCATCGCGCACTCGGCATACCTGGACGAGGTGGCGAGCAAGGTTCACCTCACGGACGAACAACTGCGCAGCCCGCTCGCGCAGGAAGCCGGCTTCACCGCGGAGCTGCGCGCCAGGCTCACTCCGCTCCAGTACGAGCGCCTGCACCTGCTGCGCCCCGGCGTGGTCCTCATCAAGGCCCCGGGCCACACGCCCGGCACCCAGTTGGTGTACGTGCGGCTCGGCGACGGGCGCGAGTTCCTGCTCGTCGGCGACGTGGCCTGGCACCAGGACAACATCCGGCTCCCGAGGATGCACCCGCGGCTCACCAACTGGCTGGGCGGCGAGGATGCACAGGCGATGGCACACCAACTGCGATGGCTGCACGACCTGCTGCGCACCGCGCCCGAGCTGCACCCGGTGGTGGCCCACGACGGCGCGCAGATGCAGGACTACCAGCGCCGTGGGCTCATCCAGGACGGAGTGCTCTGATCCATTGGCTTGCGCTGATGGCTGACGCCTCCATGCCACAGTGCCAACGAATGATGAGCGCCGCGGACTGCCTGGCCGAAGCGGAGCGGATCCAGCGGCTGCTGGCCGAGCAGGCACCGCGTCCTGACCGGGAGACCTCCCTGACTGATGCGGGCGGCGGCCCGACAGTGACCCGGTTCCTCCTCTCCGGGGGACTGGGGCGGACGCTAGCGGATGGCGTCGTAGACGCCTCGAAGCTCCGTGAGCCGGTTCCTCACCGTCGCCGGCCTGGTGAGCTGCCGGGCCCGGACCACGATGGAGATGTCAGCGTCGTTGGCCCGGCAGTCGTCACCGCAGTCATGCCCCTCCGCATGCTCGTCGTGGGCGCGCAGTTCGTAGCGCACACTGTCACCATAGGCTTGTGAGAGCCTCGTATAGCCCTGG belongs to Corallococcus exiguus and includes:
- a CDS encoding AraC family transcriptional regulator; protein product: MDLSHASDLLGQILERTRLRGQLYCRTVARAPWGLRFAPTASAALHLILAGSCHLTQGRDTVALGPGDVVLLPRGDGHAVADSPRSPKLRVEEWLATRGEGASSYVLGGAGVESRVLCGFFSFDEPGAHPVLRLLPERVHLRGASEDARALLPTVSLLEREYERGERGSSIIVSRLLDILLVQVLRAWADAQPPGGAGWLGALGDRTLASALGWMHAEPGRSWTVSELARRSGTSRATLARRFSSEVGVAPHEYLTRLRMQEAAHALRDGQDGLAAIAGRVGYESEFAFNRAFRREMGVPPGEYRRKAREG
- a CDS encoding DUF4267 domain-containing protein; this translates as MNPNPSQLPWKLTSPTALFTLLLGAFMLFLSLNAARDPISAARGFGLRDSGSEVIPWLYIKAGRDLGLALAMFALVAIRQRQAAGVFVLACMVMPIVDALTVMNGGASLAFALAVHGSAAIYGVVLAAALLRPQKGTA
- a CDS encoding CPBP family intramembrane glutamic endopeptidase — translated: MTAIVVGGVISASIAMAMEMLRAGVKPQDTVAIQALTEQLKSMPWLMVAAVMTSSCFGLVAALLGGFLSPTPLRQRLRLDAGAPIPPWAWVAALVGCFTMGQAMESLSVLTGVWNYAASLKGLQAASQGSFVTFAALLFFGALVAGTAEELFFRGYVQTRLVERWGRTAGIAGAATLFGILHFDPIHSPMALMMGLFLGWLAERTGSLRLPIFVHVFNNLTSFLLSRYAPSTTELPASVHVTLLAVCSLAFVGTVTALRRMDARPPEPVLAGP
- a CDS encoding MBL fold metallo-hydrolase; this encodes MKRTLWRRVGLAVAALLLVLVVVAAVGLSDVNVPETSRFDADLGAIRALAVSTSAPLPTGLRSQRVGRASGVPHALVVAGSGFGEATFDFYAYQVVYADGRTVLVDVVNDEKTQRAQFPGSEFDAAAYTRVQEALRRADATVVTHEHFDHCAGIAHSAYLDEVASKVHLTDEQLRSPLAQEAGFTAELRARLTPLQYERLHLLRPGVVLIKAPGHTPGTQLVYVRLGDGREFLLVGDVAWHQDNIRLPRMHPRLTNWLGGEDAQAMAHQLRWLHDLLRTAPELHPVVAHDGAQMQDYQRRGLIQDGVL